In Bacillus cytotoxicus NVH 391-98, the following are encoded in one genomic region:
- the gpG gene encoding phage tail assembly chaperone G: MKLTLLINGEKEIFQLPDFIPARLIRKSTELAEIPSNPDKADLDKMVKYVTEVYGNQFTVDQYWDGVDARKFLSTTTEVINSLINETVEAAGGTTGGTSEDPNQ, encoded by the coding sequence ATGAAATTAACTTTATTGATTAATGGAGAAAAGGAAATTTTTCAGTTACCAGATTTTATTCCAGCGCGTTTAATTCGCAAGTCAACAGAGCTTGCGGAAATTCCAAGCAATCCAGATAAAGCAGATTTAGACAAAATGGTTAAGTATGTGACGGAGGTTTATGGAAATCAGTTCACAGTAGACCAGTATTGGGATGGTGTGGACGCTCGTAAATTTTTATCGACAACAACAGAGGTCATTAATTCTCTTATAAATGAAACAGTAGAAGCAGCAGGTGGTACAACTGGGGGGACAAGTGAAGACCCAAACCAATAG
- a CDS encoding major tail protein, with protein MAGEVIKISSTVGVDSLVYAKVLQDDAMGVDYSTVKKMEGAVKVKLTKKVSSEVMWSDNRKSEIAESDGETEVEIEVRGLSLSTKADIEGFPEVQDGVLDEKREGEKPYLAIGFRFLKANDKYRYVWLLKGKLSQEEEEAETKKDKPNFQTTKLKGSFIERDFDDRTKFTADEDEPTFTKAVGDNWFKKVYEKPVAQPPAEQK; from the coding sequence ATGGCTGGAGAGGTTATAAAAATTAGCTCGACTGTCGGTGTAGATAGTCTTGTTTATGCAAAAGTGTTACAAGATGATGCGATGGGTGTTGACTATTCAACAGTAAAGAAAATGGAAGGTGCCGTAAAGGTTAAATTAACTAAGAAGGTATCTTCAGAAGTCATGTGGAGTGATAACAGGAAATCAGAAATTGCGGAATCTGATGGTGAAACTGAAGTGGAAATTGAAGTTCGAGGATTGTCACTTTCTACAAAGGCTGACATTGAAGGGTTCCCTGAAGTGCAAGATGGGGTTTTGGATGAGAAGCGTGAAGGAGAGAAACCGTATTTAGCAATTGGGTTTCGTTTCTTAAAAGCGAACGATAAATATCGATACGTTTGGTTATTAAAAGGAAAACTTTCACAAGAAGAAGAAGAGGCTGAAACTAAGAAAGATAAACCAAACTTCCAAACAACGAAACTTAAAGGTTCCTTCATTGAACGTGATTTTGATGATAGAACGAAGTTTACAGCTGATGAAGATGAACCAACATTTACAAAAGCTGTTGGAGATAATTGGTTTAAAAAGGTATATGAAAAGCCTGTGGCACAGCCGCCAGCAGAGCAGAAGTAA
- the gp17 gene encoding tail completion protein gp17: MINLRPVILQALEANQELVSLLGGKRIYYRKAKNATEFPRITFFELDNRPDGFADNKESESEILFQIDIWSKNSTTAIHQKVNEVMKSIGFSRYAVADLYEEDTQIFHYAMRFAKGVEL, encoded by the coding sequence GTGATAAATTTACGCCCTGTTATTTTACAAGCTCTTGAGGCAAATCAAGAGCTTGTTTCATTGTTAGGTGGAAAACGCATTTATTATAGAAAAGCAAAAAACGCAACAGAATTTCCTAGAATCACATTTTTTGAGTTAGATAACAGACCTGATGGTTTTGCGGATAATAAGGAAAGCGAAAGTGAAATTCTGTTTCAAATTGATATCTGGTCAAAGAATAGCACGACAGCAATTCATCAAAAAGTGAATGAAGTCATGAAAAGTATTGGTTTTTCACGTTATGCAGTTGCTGATTTATATGAAGAAGATACACAAATTTTTCATTATGCGATGCGATTCGCGAAAGGAGTGGAATTATAG
- a CDS encoding HK97-gp10 family putative phage morphogenesis protein, whose product MADGVDFIGFDRLITGLEAMGARGEEIEDKALAAGGEPIRKAIAERAPRSTTPKPPSKSEPWRTGKHAADQIKVTKARLEGGVKTVKIGLDKADRSPWFYLKFHEWGTSKMPAHPFVEPGFNASKAEAVRAMTDILKNEMRLNL is encoded by the coding sequence ATGGCTGATGGTGTAGATTTTATTGGGTTTGACCGTCTTATCACTGGATTGGAAGCGATGGGAGCACGTGGTGAGGAAATAGAAGATAAGGCCCTTGCAGCAGGTGGAGAACCTATTCGAAAAGCAATTGCAGAACGAGCGCCTAGAAGTACAACGCCTAAACCACCATCAAAAAGTGAACCGTGGCGTACTGGAAAACATGCCGCTGATCAGATTAAAGTTACAAAGGCTAGGTTAGAAGGTGGCGTTAAAACGGTGAAAATTGGTCTTGATAAGGCTGATCGATCTCCGTGGTTTTATTTAAAATTCCATGAATGGGGAACGTCGAAAATGCCAGCGCATCCATTCGTGGAACCAGGCTTTAATGCTTCTAAAGCAGAGGCTGTACGTGCTATGACAGATATTTTAAAAAATGAAATGAGGCTGAATTTGTGA
- a CDS encoding phage head closure protein, which yields MNPAKLDKRLTFQVKDENAKGPDGEPIDKYKDVFTVWGSFIFLKGREYFQAAAANSEVQGKTEIRYRSDVTADMKIKYKDAIYDIISVLPTENHTLLIMWKRGGMNG from the coding sequence ATGAATCCTGCAAAATTAGATAAACGGCTTACATTTCAAGTAAAAGATGAAAATGCAAAAGGGCCAGATGGTGAACCGATTGACAAATATAAAGATGTATTCACTGTATGGGGCTCTTTTATCTTTTTAAAAGGAAGAGAATATTTTCAAGCAGCAGCAGCGAATAGCGAGGTTCAAGGGAAAACAGAAATTCGTTATCGTAGCGACGTTACCGCTGATATGAAAATTAAGTACAAAGATGCCATATATGACATTATTTCAGTCCTTCCAACTGAAAATCATACGTTATTAATCATGTGGAAGCGTGGTGGTATGAATGGCTGA
- a CDS encoding head-tail connector protein, translated as MLVTVEEAKEWIRVDEDDTRTITMLIKAAEKYIFKATGRTFDEKNEDAKLLCLFLVSDWYENRLLVGEKASEKIRTIVQSMILQLQYAPEPQEERK; from the coding sequence ATGTTAGTTACTGTAGAAGAAGCTAAAGAATGGATTCGGGTGGATGAAGATGATACCCGTACAATTACTATGTTAATCAAAGCAGCTGAAAAATATATTTTCAAAGCAACTGGTAGAACATTCGATGAAAAGAATGAAGATGCCAAGTTGCTTTGTTTATTTTTGGTTTCCGATTGGTATGAAAACCGACTACTTGTAGGAGAAAAAGCCAGTGAAAAAATCAGAACCATTGTTCAGAGCATGATATTACAGCTCCAGTACGCTCCAGAGCCTCAGGAGGAAAGAAAATGA
- a CDS encoding phage major capsid protein, translating into MSKELRELLAQLEEKKSEVRSLMSEDKVEEAEAMMNEVRSLQKKIELQRSLDDSETEQRQVGNELETRFGEEDIEYRDVFMKALRNKPLNAEEREFLENELEQRAMSGLTGEDGGLVIPQDIQTKINELSRSFDALEQYVTVETVQTRSGSRVLEKNAEMVPFAEITEMGEIPETDNPKFSNMEYAIKDRAGILPLSRSLLKDSDQNILNYVIKWLGKKSKVTRNVLILNVIDKLTKQAIKSLDDIKDVLNVKLDPAISPNAILLTNQDGFNYLDKLKDKDGKYILQPDPTKPNRKLFDGKPVVVISNRFLKTKGTTAKKAPLIIGDLKEAIVLFKLEDMELASTDVGGKAFTRNTLDLRAIQRDDVKLWDSEAAVYGELDLSAPVEQPQE; encoded by the coding sequence TTGTCAAAAGAATTACGTGAATTATTAGCGCAATTAGAAGAGAAAAAGTCAGAAGTACGTTCTCTTATGAGTGAGGACAAAGTAGAAGAAGCTGAAGCAATGATGAACGAGGTACGTTCTTTACAAAAGAAAATTGAGTTACAGCGTTCACTTGATGATTCTGAGACAGAACAACGTCAAGTTGGAAACGAATTAGAAACACGCTTTGGCGAAGAAGATATTGAGTACCGCGATGTATTTATGAAAGCATTACGAAACAAACCACTAAATGCCGAAGAGCGAGAATTCCTTGAAAACGAATTAGAACAACGTGCGATGTCTGGACTAACAGGGGAAGACGGCGGTCTTGTTATCCCGCAGGATATTCAAACAAAAATTAATGAATTATCCCGTTCATTTGATGCTCTTGAACAATATGTAACTGTTGAGACAGTTCAAACACGTTCGGGATCACGAGTATTAGAAAAAAATGCGGAAATGGTTCCTTTTGCAGAAATTACGGAAATGGGAGAAATTCCAGAAACGGATAATCCTAAGTTCTCTAATATGGAATATGCAATAAAAGACAGAGCAGGGATTTTACCGTTATCCCGTTCTTTATTGAAAGATAGCGATCAAAACATCCTGAATTATGTGATTAAATGGTTAGGGAAAAAATCAAAAGTTACACGCAATGTGCTTATTTTGAATGTTATTGATAAATTGACAAAACAAGCGATTAAGTCTCTTGATGACATTAAAGATGTACTAAATGTTAAATTAGATCCAGCAATTTCTCCAAATGCAATTTTACTTACAAATCAAGATGGATTTAACTATTTGGATAAATTAAAAGATAAGGATGGAAAATACATTTTACAGCCAGATCCAACAAAGCCGAATCGAAAATTATTTGATGGGAAACCAGTTGTCGTAATTTCTAATCGTTTCTTAAAAACGAAAGGAACGACCGCTAAAAAAGCACCTCTTATTATTGGGGATTTAAAAGAAGCCATTGTGTTGTTTAAACTAGAAGATATGGAGCTAGCTTCTACAGATGTAGGTGGTAAAGCATTCACACGTAACACATTGGATTTACGTGCTATTCAACGCGATGATGTAAAACTTTGGGATAGCGAAGCAGCGGTATACGGGGAATTGGATTTGAGTGCACCTGTTGAACAACCTCAAGAATAG
- a CDS encoding HK97 family phage prohead protease, with translation MAKTEKKETKEIRALPMTIEIREANEEEGKRTISGAIKYNTESSEMRDWWGDTFVEEIAEGAFDESLKVRDVVGLWSHDTSQVLGNTKSNTLRIENDKKELRFELDIPNTTVGNDAWELIKRGDVDGVSFGMKVIKDKWSSEERENGKLYKRSILNAELYEISPVAFPAYPANEVNVRSLDDFKANEKRAANEYRKRKLALELELL, from the coding sequence GTGGCGAAAACGGAAAAGAAGGAAACGAAGGAGATTCGAGCGTTACCGATGACGATTGAAATTCGTGAGGCGAATGAAGAGGAAGGTAAGCGTACAATTTCCGGGGCCATTAAATACAACACTGAAAGTTCAGAAATGCGAGATTGGTGGGGAGATACCTTTGTGGAAGAGATTGCTGAAGGAGCTTTTGACGAAAGTTTAAAAGTTCGTGACGTTGTGGGTTTATGGTCGCATGACACATCTCAAGTATTAGGAAATACTAAAAGCAACACATTGCGTATCGAAAACGATAAGAAAGAATTGCGTTTTGAATTAGATATTCCAAATACCACTGTAGGTAATGACGCTTGGGAGCTTATTAAACGCGGTGATGTGGATGGTGTCTCATTCGGAATGAAAGTAATAAAAGATAAGTGGTCATCTGAGGAACGAGAAAATGGCAAGCTTTATAAGCGATCTATTCTAAATGCTGAACTTTATGAAATATCACCAGTTGCATTTCCTGCTTATCCAGCTAATGAAGTCAATGTTCGCTCATTAGATGATTTTAAAGCGAATGAAAAACGAGCTGCAAATGAATACCGTAAAAGAAAATTAGCGTTGGAATTAGAGCTTCTGTAG
- a CDS encoding phage portal protein: MKLLDSVRKFFSFEKRRVVELNKDDEKLLEWLGISPSDVNVKGKNALKVATVFACIKILSESVSKLPLKIYQEDESGIQKAARHYLYNLLKLRPNPYMSSMNLFGALETQKNLYGNSYANIEFDRKGRVKALWPIDSSKVTVYIDDVGLLNSKSKMWYVVNVNGKQIKLMPDEMLHFKNGLTLDGLVGVPTMDYLKSTVENSASAQKFINNFYKQGLQVKGLVQYVGDLNEDAKRVFRENFESMSSGLENSHRIALMPVGYQFQPISLSMSDAQFLENTELTIRQIATAFGIKMHQLNDLSKATLNNIEQQQRQFYTDTLQATLTMYEQEMTYKLFLDSELDKGFYSKFNVDAILRADIKTRYEAYRTGIQGGFLKPNEARSKEDLPPEAGGDQLLVNGNMMPIEMAGQAYLKGGGNSGENGKEGNEGDSSVTDDD; the protein is encoded by the coding sequence GTGAAACTATTGGATTCAGTTCGAAAATTCTTCAGCTTTGAGAAAAGGCGAGTAGTTGAGTTAAATAAGGATGATGAAAAATTATTAGAGTGGTTAGGAATTTCACCGAGTGATGTAAATGTAAAAGGGAAAAACGCTCTCAAAGTTGCTACAGTCTTTGCTTGTATCAAAATACTATCTGAATCTGTCTCTAAGCTTCCTCTTAAAATCTATCAAGAGGATGAAAGTGGGATTCAGAAGGCGGCAAGACATTATCTTTACAACTTGCTCAAGTTGCGGCCGAATCCATATATGAGTTCAATGAATCTTTTCGGTGCACTGGAAACTCAAAAGAATTTATACGGAAACAGCTACGCTAACATTGAATTTGATCGAAAAGGCAGAGTAAAAGCTTTATGGCCAATCGATTCCTCAAAGGTGACTGTCTATATCGATGATGTTGGATTACTTAATTCGAAATCAAAAATGTGGTATGTCGTCAATGTGAATGGCAAACAGATTAAGTTAATGCCAGATGAGATGTTGCATTTTAAAAACGGTCTTACTCTTGATGGGCTTGTTGGCGTACCAACTATGGATTATTTAAAATCGACGGTTGAAAATTCAGCTTCAGCACAGAAATTTATAAACAATTTCTACAAACAAGGATTACAGGTAAAAGGGTTAGTTCAATATGTTGGAGATTTAAATGAAGATGCAAAAAGAGTTTTTCGTGAAAATTTCGAGTCCATGTCTAGCGGATTGGAAAATAGCCATCGAATTGCGCTAATGCCAGTGGGATATCAGTTTCAACCCATATCATTAAGCATGTCAGATGCGCAGTTTCTTGAAAATACAGAGCTTACCATTAGGCAAATAGCCACTGCTTTTGGTATCAAAATGCATCAACTTAATGATTTAAGTAAAGCTACTCTTAATAACATTGAACAGCAGCAACGACAATTCTATACAGATACATTGCAAGCTACTTTAACGATGTATGAGCAAGAGATGACTTATAAGCTATTTTTAGACAGTGAGTTGGATAAAGGCTTTTATTCGAAATTCAATGTAGATGCTATTCTACGGGCGGATATTAAAACGAGATATGAAGCTTATAGGACAGGTATTCAAGGTGGTTTCCTCAAACCTAACGAGGCCAGAAGTAAAGAAGATTTACCACCAGAAGCTGGTGGAGATCAATTACTCGTTAATGGGAATATGATGCCGATTGAAATGGCTGGACAGGCTTATTTGAAAGGGGGTGGTAATAGTGGCGAAAACGGAAAAGAAGGAAACGAAGGAGATTCGAGCGTTACCGATGACGATTGA
- a CDS encoding terminase large subunit, whose amino-acid sequence MNWIIERVFAYCDAIVSGKIKNCKKHKWAVKRFLKDYEDCQKDDSLFYFDEEIVEDFYWFAREFKHVEGILAGEPVELTDFQLFLSANIFGFKKKSNGARRFRKVFIQLARKNAKSQFLAIVAAFVTFLGDEKQRAYIAGWTRDQSSEVYEAIKTGISSSELLEGKWKEAYSTIEIFKNGSVIVPLSKEARKTGDGKNPSVGIVDEYHAHETDEIYDVLSSGMVARKEPLMFIITTAGFDLSRPCYREYEYVSDILDPSKDVENDDYFVMICELEKDDDIKDESNWIKANPIVATYEEGIAAIRSDLKVALDRPEKMRAFLTKNMNIWVDKKDNGYMDMSKWRQCEVDNIDFVGATLWIGGDLSMTTDLTSVGWVGMDEEGDFIVGQHSFMPEARLKEKMATDKVRYDLWAEQGYLTLTPGEMVDYTIVESWIENFAKDKDIQEFDYDKWNALHLAQNLENKGFTCVEIPQRIANLSIPTKTFREKVYEKKVKHTGDPVLFWALNNAVIKMDDQENIMISKKISKNRIDPAAAVLNAFARAMYGASVKVDVSEFANKDFLNKLWN is encoded by the coding sequence ATGAATTGGATAATAGAACGGGTTTTTGCCTACTGTGATGCAATTGTAAGTGGAAAAATAAAAAATTGTAAAAAACATAAATGGGCCGTTAAGCGTTTTTTAAAAGACTATGAGGATTGTCAAAAAGATGACAGTCTTTTTTATTTTGACGAAGAAATAGTAGAAGATTTTTACTGGTTCGCAAGAGAGTTTAAGCATGTTGAAGGGATTTTAGCTGGCGAACCAGTAGAATTGACGGATTTTCAATTATTTTTATCGGCAAATATCTTTGGTTTTAAAAAGAAATCTAATGGAGCAAGACGCTTCAGAAAAGTTTTTATCCAATTAGCACGTAAAAATGCTAAATCACAATTTCTTGCTATTGTAGCAGCGTTTGTCACGTTTCTTGGTGATGAAAAACAACGTGCTTACATTGCTGGATGGACCAGAGATCAATCTTCTGAAGTTTACGAGGCTATAAAAACAGGAATCAGTTCAAGTGAACTGTTAGAAGGTAAGTGGAAAGAAGCATATAGCACGATTGAAATATTTAAAAACGGCTCGGTGATTGTTCCTCTTTCAAAAGAGGCAAGAAAAACAGGTGACGGAAAAAACCCATCTGTTGGGATTGTCGATGAGTATCATGCGCATGAGACTGACGAAATTTACGATGTTCTATCTTCAGGGATGGTAGCAAGGAAAGAACCTTTGATGTTTATTATAACGACAGCTGGCTTTGATTTATCTAGACCTTGTTATAGAGAGTATGAATATGTCAGTGATATTCTAGATCCATCGAAAGATGTTGAAAACGATGATTATTTTGTTATGATTTGCGAACTGGAAAAAGATGATGACATAAAAGATGAGTCTAATTGGATAAAAGCAAACCCAATTGTCGCTACTTATGAAGAAGGTATAGCAGCAATACGTTCGGATTTAAAAGTTGCTCTTGATAGACCTGAAAAAATGAGAGCATTTTTAACCAAAAATATGAACATTTGGGTTGATAAAAAAGACAATGGATATATGGACATGTCAAAATGGCGCCAGTGCGAAGTAGATAATATCGACTTTGTGGGAGCGACTCTCTGGATTGGCGGCGACCTATCTATGACTACTGACTTAACAAGTGTTGGTTGGGTAGGGATGGACGAAGAGGGAGATTTTATTGTTGGACAACATTCTTTTATGCCAGAAGCCCGTTTAAAGGAGAAAATGGCTACAGATAAGGTTCGTTATGATTTGTGGGCTGAACAAGGATATTTAACTTTAACACCTGGGGAAATGGTCGATTATACAATTGTTGAATCTTGGATAGAAAACTTTGCTAAAGATAAAGACATTCAAGAATTTGACTATGATAAATGGAATGCTTTGCATTTAGCGCAGAATTTAGAAAACAAAGGTTTTACTTGTGTAGAAATACCACAGCGGATTGCTAATCTATCCATTCCAACAAAGACATTTCGTGAAAAAGTGTATGAAAAGAAAGTGAAACATACTGGTGATCCCGTGCTTTTTTGGGCTCTTAATAACGCTGTTATTAAAATGGATGACCAAGAAAATATTATGATCTCGAAAAAGATAAGTAAAAATCGTATTGATCCAGCGGCAGCGGTATTAAATGCATTTGCAAGGGCAATGTATGGGGCGAGTGTAAAAGTTGATGTGTCCGAATTCGCAAATAAAGACTTTCTTAATAAATTATGGAACTAG
- a CDS encoding phage terminase small subunit P27 family: MAGRNKQPLSVIQGKGRSNHITKSEKNRREKQEEALRGHTDKIEAPSYLTAAQKREFDALATELIRLKIFSNLDVDSLARYVDSKDQYIKIVRLLRKTKPSDDFKLYSQMQRSKNLLFNECRSSASDLGLTITSRLKLVIPESDTSQQQQSEAQRRFGDRI; this comes from the coding sequence ATGGCTGGAAGAAATAAACAACCACTCTCTGTCATACAGGGAAAAGGTAGATCAAATCACATTACAAAAAGCGAGAAAAATAGACGGGAAAAACAAGAAGAAGCATTGCGGGGACATACTGATAAAATTGAAGCTCCTTCTTATTTGACCGCAGCACAAAAAAGAGAATTCGATGCATTAGCCACTGAATTAATTAGATTGAAAATTTTTAGCAACTTAGATGTAGATAGTTTAGCGAGGTATGTTGATTCTAAAGACCAGTATATAAAAATAGTTCGCCTACTAAGAAAAACAAAGCCTTCAGATGATTTTAAATTGTATTCTCAAATGCAAAGAAGTAAGAATCTTTTATTTAATGAATGCCGTTCATCAGCTAGCGACTTAGGATTAACGATTACATCTCGCTTAAAATTAGTTATTCCAGAATCGGATACATCACAGCAACAGCAAAGTGAAGCGCAACGTCGCTTTGGTGATCGTATATGA
- a CDS encoding HNH endonuclease encodes MRKPLRPCCEFHCQNLTRERYCEEHRYKEKKTQQEKNRYYDRYKRDKESTAFYKSKAWERLREQALMRDKGLCQHCKKNKKIKVADMVDHIIPIKVDPSLKLVLDNLQSLCNPCHNRKTAKDKKKYG; translated from the coding sequence TTGAGGAAACCACTTCGACCATGCTGTGAATTTCACTGCCAGAACCTCACGCGTGAAAGATATTGTGAGGAACATAGATACAAAGAAAAGAAAACACAGCAAGAAAAGAATCGATACTATGATCGATACAAACGTGACAAAGAGAGTACAGCTTTCTATAAATCAAAGGCATGGGAACGGTTAAGAGAGCAGGCACTAATGAGAGACAAAGGGTTGTGTCAGCATTGCAAAAAGAATAAAAAGATTAAAGTGGCAGATATGGTTGACCACATCATACCTATTAAAGTTGATCCAAGTTTGAAACTTGTTCTTGATAATTTACAATCACTTTGTAATCCATGTCACAACAGAAAAACAGCAAAAGACAAAAAGAAGTACGGGTAG
- a CDS encoding ArpU family phage packaging/lysis transcriptional regulator: MNQSSSSRYVNEKEIRPFVIEELRDYKVLKVKFQNLQERTELGAELLFPELRQTSAPDEIRYRQLKRAFEEALDEDEQRVLEMKYMSAKELNDEYIYTVLGMKKGKFYRKKKSAVVNLAKALGMI; this comes from the coding sequence ATGAATCAATCGTCATCTTCTAGATATGTAAACGAGAAAGAAATACGCCCTTTCGTTATAGAAGAGTTACGTGATTATAAAGTCCTAAAAGTAAAGTTTCAAAATCTACAAGAGCGAACAGAACTAGGAGCGGAATTATTGTTTCCAGAGTTACGACAAACTAGCGCACCAGACGAAATTCGATACAGGCAATTAAAACGAGCATTTGAGGAAGCGTTAGATGAAGACGAACAGCGTGTACTAGAAATGAAGTACATGAGTGCGAAAGAGTTGAACGATGAGTATATTTACACTGTACTCGGAATGAAAAAAGGGAAGTTTTATCGAAAGAAAAAGTCCGCTGTGGTGAATTTGGCCAAGGCGTTAGGCATGATATAA
- a CDS encoding coiled-coil domain-containing protein, whose translation MDMASGCIVGECPICEDWMFEDEWIFDKYDNIVHERCLHSKGKNNKMIIHLRKEIERLEKRIKELEEQNKSGQMSLF comes from the coding sequence ATGGATATGGCATCTGGTTGCATTGTAGGAGAATGCCCTATATGTGAAGATTGGATGTTTGAAGATGAGTGGATATTTGATAAATACGACAACATTGTTCATGAAAGATGCCTGCACTCAAAAGGAAAAAACAACAAAATGATTATTCATCTGCGGAAAGAAATCGAAAGGCTTGAGAAGAGAATAAAGGAATTGGAAGAGCAGAATAAGAGCGGGCAGATGTCATTATTTTAA
- a CDS encoding BAR domain-containing protein produces MAKTEITVEMERQIYSATTCNQGVFGCFEVTIGWFGKERVDYLTYDTKGIWRCYEIKVSLSDFRSKAHKTFVGHFNYYVMPEELYEKVKDEIPKHIGVYVGKTLMKRARKQKLAVDEEVLKDSFIRSLYREADKVLRSNNPSIVESLQRQLRNERKQKEEYRSKYQEERRKYEPRSKRVIQ; encoded by the coding sequence ATGGCTAAAACAGAGATTACTGTCGAGATGGAACGACAAATATATAGTGCAACTACTTGTAATCAAGGGGTATTTGGTTGTTTTGAAGTGACAATTGGTTGGTTCGGAAAAGAACGTGTGGACTACTTGACGTATGATACAAAGGGGATTTGGCGTTGCTATGAGATTAAAGTATCATTGTCCGATTTTAGAAGTAAAGCGCATAAAACCTTTGTGGGACATTTTAATTATTATGTAATGCCGGAAGAACTTTATGAAAAAGTTAAAGACGAGATACCTAAGCATATAGGTGTATATGTTGGTAAAACACTTATGAAACGGGCAAGAAAACAAAAACTCGCAGTAGATGAAGAGGTTTTGAAAGACTCTTTCATTCGTTCGCTTTACCGAGAGGCAGACAAAGTATTGCGTAGCAATAATCCATCTATTGTGGAGTCATTACAAAGGCAGTTGCGGAATGAACGGAAACAAAAAGAGGAATACCGAAGTAAATATCAAGAGGAAAGAAGAAAATATGAACCTCGAAGTAAACGGGTAATTCAGTAG
- a CDS encoding sigma-70 family RNA polymerase sigma factor, translating into MTELIDVKALSDEEFIQKYEKFVFHFIHKKYGHRLQAIKDDTGLEFEDLVQCGMIALIKAREQFKPEMGFKFLTFAVPKIIGEIGNEIWKTQKLKIERTVYYAKGKILKNKLSEESVDHISETLDIDPKLVEAAQDYQPGTFSIDKVFYPDDNGEGGEITLEKQLEDESVDVESTVENKVILHSFFDTLQHSELVVWDMHSKGTRQENIGKRIGKSQVQVSRILGRINKRATAFGQKQGIAK; encoded by the coding sequence ATGACTGAGTTAATTGATGTAAAGGCCCTGTCGGATGAAGAATTTATTCAAAAATACGAAAAGTTCGTTTTTCATTTCATTCATAAAAAATATGGTCACAGATTACAAGCGATAAAAGACGATACAGGTCTTGAATTTGAGGATTTGGTGCAATGTGGCATGATTGCGCTAATTAAAGCAAGAGAACAATTCAAGCCTGAAATGGGATTTAAATTCCTTACGTTTGCTGTACCGAAAATAATTGGTGAAATTGGTAATGAGATTTGGAAGACACAGAAGTTGAAAATCGAACGAACTGTATATTATGCGAAGGGGAAAATCTTGAAAAATAAGTTGTCGGAAGAATCGGTGGACCATATCAGCGAAACTTTGGATATTGATCCTAAACTTGTTGAAGCTGCACAAGATTATCAACCAGGGACATTCTCTATAGATAAAGTTTTCTATCCGGATGACAACGGTGAAGGGGGAGAAATTACTTTAGAAAAACAACTTGAAGATGAAAGTGTAGATGTAGAAAGTACAGTGGAAAACAAAGTGATTCTTCATTCTTTTTTCGATACATTGCAGCATAGCGAATTGGTTGTGTGGGACATGCATTCTAAAGGAACAAGACAAGAAAATATCGGAAAACGTATAGGGAAATCACAGGTTCAAGTTAGTCGGATTTTAGGGCGAATTAATAAGAGAGCAACGGCTTTTGGACAGAAGCAAGGGATTGCGAAGTAA